In Helianthus annuus cultivar XRQ/B chromosome 9, HanXRQr2.0-SUNRISE, whole genome shotgun sequence, the following are encoded in one genomic region:
- the LOC110865992 gene encoding probable plastid-lipid-associated protein 4, chloroplastic, translated as MALSTPSTTVTTTPPHHLPQLFHPHSSLSGVSFPAKTSTGGQQVTLTQSPILKWRANVSFFSGLLNKTKDASSIKQELLDAIAPLDRGAEASPEDQEAIEQIVRKLEAANPTKEPLKSPFLDGKWELIYTTSQSILQTKRPKFLRSRVNYQAINADTLRAQNMESFPTFNQVTADLTPVNSRKVAVKFDYFKILGLIPVKAPDTARGSLEITYLDEELRVSRGDKGNLFVLKMIDPSYRVPV; from the exons ATGGCCTTATCCACTCCCTCAACCACCGTAACCACCACTCCTCCTCACCACCTCCCTCAACTCTTCCACCCTCACTCCTCCCTCTCCGGTGTAAGTTTTCCGGCAAAAACCAGCACCGGCGGGCAGCAGGTGACACTAACACAATCACCCATCTTAAAATGGAGAGCCAATGTTTCTTTTTTCTCAGGCTTGTTGAACAAAACTAAGGATGCAAGCTCTATTAAACAGGAGCTTCTTGACGCCATTGCTCCTCTTGATCGTGGTGCTGAAGCTTCCCCTGAAGATCAGGAAGCAATTGAGCAG ATAGTTCGAAAACTCGAAGCAGCAAATCCGACAAAGGAGCCGCTCAAGTCTCCTTTTCTAGACGGAAAATGGGAACTCATATACACCACTTCGCAATCGATTCTACAAACTAAG AGACCCAAGTTCCTTAGATCGCGTGTAAACTATCAAGCGATTAACGCAGACACTCTTAGAGCGCAAAATATGGAGTCATTTCCCACCTTTAACCAG GTAACAGCGGATTTAACGCCCGTGAACTCGAGAAAGGTGGCGGTCAAATTTGATTATTTCAAGATTTTAGGATTG ATACCCGTTAAAGCGCCAGATACAGCTCGTGGCTCACTTGAAATAACTTACCTGGATGAAGAATTGAG GGTTTCAAGAGGGGATAAGGGAAACTTGTTCGTCTTAAAAATGATTGATCCCTCTTATCGGGTCCCTGTGTGA